A section of the Streptomyces sp. NBC_01363 genome encodes:
- a CDS encoding DUF6381 family protein, whose amino-acid sequence MSELDELRSRVRQMRAKAKDLKDEAERTTDPEERRRLKEKASRIESESEQVSGMASGDIYPME is encoded by the coding sequence ATGAGTGAGTTGGACGAACTGCGCAGTCGCGTGCGGCAGATGCGAGCCAAGGCGAAAGACCTGAAGGACGAAGCCGAACGCACCACCGACCCCGAGGAACGCCGGCGTCTGAAGGAGAAGGCCAGTCGGATCGAATCGGAGAGTGAGCAGGTCAGCGGTATGGCGAGCGGGGACATCTACCCCATGGAGTGA
- a CDS encoding MsnO8 family LLM class oxidoreductase — MSSVIASTRFSVLDRSRIREGHDGPEALRDSVRLAEEAEKLGFHRFWVSEHHSVPGVAGSAPTVLAAAVAAATSTIRVGTGGVMLPNHQPLLVAEQFGVLESLFPGRIDMGLGRSVGFTDGIRRALGRDKSAAEDFAGQLTELLGWLDGTQRAHPQVHALPAEGLRIPPFLLATDGGAGIAAAAGLPLVVGDLRGREKLLRAVERYRREFRPSAWATEPYVVVAGTVALAGSTAEARRILIPEAWSMAHSRTHGVFPPLAPAERVEARTMTEKERRFYEDGLRGHLHGTEDEVATELETVIKETGADEVLVTTSTYDRAALVGSLRRLARIARLTPRRGAPGALR, encoded by the coding sequence GTGAGTTCAGTGATCGCATCCACCCGGTTCTCCGTGCTCGACCGTTCCCGCATCCGTGAGGGGCACGACGGTCCGGAGGCGCTGCGCGACTCGGTGCGCCTCGCCGAGGAGGCCGAGAAGCTCGGGTTCCACCGGTTCTGGGTCTCCGAGCATCACAGCGTGCCGGGCGTCGCCGGATCGGCGCCCACCGTCCTGGCCGCGGCCGTCGCGGCCGCCACATCCACCATCAGGGTCGGTACCGGCGGTGTGATGCTGCCCAATCATCAACCGCTGCTGGTGGCCGAGCAGTTCGGCGTGCTGGAGTCCCTGTTCCCCGGCCGGATCGACATGGGCCTCGGCCGCTCGGTGGGCTTCACCGACGGCATCCGCAGGGCGCTCGGCCGGGACAAGTCGGCCGCCGAGGACTTCGCCGGGCAGCTCACCGAACTGCTCGGCTGGCTGGACGGCACACAGCGGGCCCACCCGCAGGTCCATGCCCTGCCCGCCGAGGGGCTGCGCATACCCCCGTTCCTGCTGGCCACCGACGGGGGCGCGGGTATCGCGGCCGCGGCGGGCCTGCCGCTGGTGGTCGGAGACCTCCGCGGCCGGGAGAAGCTGCTGCGCGCCGTCGAGCGCTACCGCCGGGAATTCCGCCCCTCCGCCTGGGCCACGGAGCCCTATGTGGTCGTGGCGGGCACGGTCGCGCTCGCCGGGAGCACGGCGGAGGCCCGTCGAATCCTGATCCCGGAAGCATGGTCCATGGCCCATTCCCGGACCCACGGCGTCTTCCCGCCGCTCGCCCCCGCCGAGCGGGTCGAGGCGCGGACCATGACGGAGAAGGAGCGCCGATTCTACGAGGACGGGCTGCGCGGACACCTCCACGGCACGGAGGACGAAGTCGCCACGGAGCTCGAAACGGTCATCAAGGAGACCGGTGCCGACGAGGTGCTCGTCACGACCAGTACGTACGACCGCGCGGCTCTGGTCGGCTCATTGCGCCGGCTGGCCCGGATCGCGCGGCTGACCCCTCGGCGTGGAGCGCCCGGCGC